A window of the Thermodesulfobacteriota bacterium genome harbors these coding sequences:
- the purE gene encoding 5-(carboxyamino)imidazole ribonucleotide mutase gives MIETAAMDKKPKVLILVGSKNDLPKLEEAFNFLREMGVEFVAEVSSAHRNPEKTVEYAKTARDKGIEVIIAAAGLAAHLPGVLAAHTTLPVIGVPLSAGAIKGLDSLLSIVQMPSGVPVATVGIDATKNAAILACQILSIKYEEIAERLKKFKEELKSN, from the coding sequence ATGATAGAAACTGCCGCAATGGACAAAAAACCAAAAGTTCTTATTCTCGTTGGAAGCAAAAACGATCTTCCAAAACTTGAAGAAGCTTTCAATTTTTTAAGAGAAATGGGTGTGGAATTTGTAGCAGAGGTCTCTTCAGCTCACAGGAATCCGGAAAAAACAGTGGAATATGCGAAGACTGCAAGGGATAAAGGTATTGAAGTTATAATAGCAGCTGCGGGACTCGCTGCCCACCTTCCCGGAGTTCTTGCAGCCCATACGACATTACCGGTTATAGGTGTTCCTCTGAGCGCCGGTGCTATAAAGGGTTTAGACTCTCTTCTCTCAATAGTTCAGATGCCAAGCGGCGTTCCTGTTGCAACTGTCGGTATAGATGCGACAAAAAATGCGGCTATCCTTGCCTGCCAAATACTTTCAATAAAGTACGAAGAGATAGCTGAGAGACTCAAAAAGTTTAAAGAAGAATTAAAAAGTAATTGA
- a CDS encoding P1 family peptidase → MRNAITDVPGIKVGHSSDFKGYTGCTVILCENGATCGIDIRGSASGTRQIDALSVSHVVEHIHAILLCGGSSFGLEAAQGVMAYLEERGIGFDVGVRKIPIVPTAVIFDLAFGDAYAKPTPEMGYEACKSSSYEVSEGSVGVGVGATVGKIFEMERAMKGGVGTSSIVMPNGLILGALCVVNAFGDVLDNVTGKIIAGARKDSKSYEFADTMKCMREGYVKRQFAMVNTTLGVVATNAKFDKKDITKVAQMAHGGIMKTISPAHTTFDGDLIFALSTGEIEADINLVGVLAAFVVAEAIKRAVKKADGFGIIPAFKDIFKGSKVP, encoded by the coding sequence ATGAGGAACGCCATCACAGATGTACCCGGCATAAAAGTCGGACACTCTTCGGACTTTAAAGGTTATACAGGCTGCACAGTCATACTTTGTGAAAACGGTGCTACTTGCGGTATCGACATAAGGGGAAGTGCCTCAGGTACGAGACAGATCGATGCTTTAAGTGTAAGCCATGTAGTAGAGCATATCCATGCGATTCTACTTTGCGGTGGTAGTTCTTTTGGACTTGAGGCAGCTCAGGGCGTTATGGCATACCTGGAGGAAAGAGGAATCGGTTTTGACGTAGGTGTAAGAAAGATCCCAATAGTTCCTACGGCTGTCATATTCGATCTCGCATTCGGTGACGCTTATGCAAAACCGACCCCCGAGATGGGTTATGAGGCATGCAAGTCTTCCTCGTATGAGGTTTCCGAAGGAAGTGTAGGTGTTGGTGTTGGTGCTACGGTCGGCAAAATTTTCGAGATGGAAAGGGCTATGAAGGGCGGGGTTGGGACGAGTAGTATTGTGATGCCCAACGGTCTTATCCTCGGTGCACTTTGCGTCGTTAACGCTTTTGGCGATGTTTTAGACAACGTTACCGGAAAGATAATAGCCGGTGCTCGAAAAGACTCTAAGAGTTATGAATTCGCCGATACGATGAAATGTATGCGGGAAGGTTACGTAAAAAGACAGTTTGCAATGGTCAATACAACTTTGGGAGTAGTTGCGACGAATGCCAAGTTCGATAAAAAGGATATAACGAAGGTAGCCCAGATGGCCCACGGCGGCATAATGAAGACGATAAGCCCGGCTCATACAACATTTGATGGGGATTTGATATTCGCATTGTCTACAGGAGAAATTGAAGCAGACATAAACTTAGTCGGTGTCCTTGCCGCATTTGTTGTAGCTGAAGCAATAAAAAGGGCAGTGAAGAAGGCTGATGGGTTCGGCATAATTCCAGCATTCAAAGATATTTTTAAGGGTTCAAAGGTCCCATAA